Proteins encoded together in one Kutzneria kofuensis window:
- a CDS encoding HU family DNA-binding protein, with product MNKAQLIEALAERLGDKKAASSAVDGIVDIVVRTVQKGEKVNVTGFGVFEKRARAARTARNPRTGETVKVKKTNVPAFRAGTTFKDVISGAKKLPKVAAAKPAAAKATTTAAAAKPATTRRTAAAKATTAAAAKPATTRRTAAAKPAAAAAKPATTRKAAPKRTTAAAKPAAAAATTAAAKPAATKAAPKKAAATAKKAAPRKAAAAKK from the coding sequence GTGAACAAGGCCCAACTCATTGAGGCTCTGGCCGAGCGTCTCGGCGACAAGAAGGCCGCGAGCTCGGCCGTCGACGGCATCGTCGACATCGTGGTCCGCACCGTCCAAAAGGGCGAGAAGGTCAACGTCACGGGCTTCGGTGTGTTCGAGAAGCGGGCTCGCGCGGCTCGCACCGCGCGCAACCCGCGCACGGGCGAGACCGTGAAGGTCAAGAAGACCAACGTTCCCGCCTTCCGTGCCGGCACGACGTTCAAGGACGTCATCAGCGGCGCCAAGAAGCTGCCGAAGGTTGCCGCCGCGAAGCCGGCCGCCGCCAAGGCGACCACGACCGCTGCCGCCGCCAAGCCGGCCACCACGCGCCGCACCGCGGCCGCGAAGGCGACCACCGCGGCTGCCGCGAAGCCGGCCACCACGCGTCGCACCGCTGCCGCCAAGCCGGCCGCTGCCGCCGCGAAGCCCGCCACCACGCGGAAGGCCGCGCCGAAGCGCACCACGGCCGCCGCCAAGCCGGCCGCCGCTGCCGCCACCACCGCTGCCGCGAAGCCGGCCGCGACCAAGGCCGCCCCGAAGAAGGCTGCCGCCACCGCGAAGAAGGCCGCGCCGAGGAAGGCCGCTGCCGCCAAGAAGTGA
- a CDS encoding FAD-dependent oxidoreductase, whose translation MERTTCCVVGGGPAGMVLGLLLARAGVDVTVLEKHGDFLRDFRGDTVHASTLRLLDELGLTERFAKVPHQLVKRLGFPVGPRTTAVVDLAGLPGPHKHIAMVPQWDFLDMIADAAAEEPSFHLRMNTEATGLTTKDGRVTGITYRTRDGETGEIAADLTVACDGRRSVLRSALGLGIRSWRVPMDCWWLRVPRHEGDPSGLGGMIGSKRMVVYIDRGDYFQLAFLIEKGSDARWREAGLQSFRDSLAELVPWLADRVDSIESLDDAKLLDVKLDRLTTWYSDGLLCIGDAAHAMSPVGGVGINLAVQDAVAAARILAGPLRRGTVTTADLAKVQRRRGPATTVTQGMQRLMHDNAVGPALSGRIDLSKRTPLALRLLNRFPKLGLIPAYLVAIGFRPEHAPEFARR comes from the coding sequence ATGGAACGGACGACGTGCTGCGTGGTGGGTGGCGGCCCGGCCGGCATGGTGCTCGGACTGCTGCTGGCCAGGGCCGGAGTGGACGTGACGGTGCTGGAGAAGCACGGCGACTTCCTGCGGGACTTCCGCGGCGACACGGTGCACGCTTCGACGCTGCGGTTGCTGGACGAGCTGGGGCTGACCGAGCGGTTCGCCAAGGTGCCGCACCAGCTCGTGAAGCGGCTTGGATTCCCGGTGGGGCCGCGGACCACCGCGGTCGTCGACCTGGCCGGTCTACCGGGCCCGCACAAGCACATCGCGATGGTGCCGCAGTGGGACTTCCTCGACATGATCGCCGACGCCGCGGCCGAGGAGCCCAGCTTCCACCTCCGGATGAACACCGAGGCAACCGGCCTGACCACGAAGGACGGCCGCGTCACCGGCATCACCTACCGCACCAGGGACGGCGAGACCGGTGAGATCGCCGCCGACCTCACCGTCGCGTGCGACGGCCGGCGTTCGGTGCTGCGCAGCGCCCTGGGGCTGGGCATTCGCAGCTGGCGGGTGCCGATGGACTGCTGGTGGCTGCGGGTGCCGCGGCACGAGGGCGACCCGAGCGGCCTCGGCGGCATGATCGGTAGCAAGCGCATGGTGGTGTACATCGACCGCGGCGACTACTTCCAGCTGGCCTTCCTGATCGAGAAGGGCTCGGACGCGCGGTGGCGGGAGGCCGGCCTGCAGTCGTTCCGGGACAGCCTCGCCGAGCTCGTGCCGTGGCTGGCGGATCGGGTCGACTCCATCGAGTCGCTCGACGACGCCAAGCTGCTCGACGTGAAACTGGACCGGCTGACTACCTGGTACAGCGACGGTTTGCTGTGCATCGGCGACGCCGCGCACGCCATGTCACCGGTCGGCGGCGTCGGCATCAACCTGGCCGTGCAGGATGCCGTTGCGGCGGCACGGATCCTGGCCGGGCCGCTGCGCCGAGGCACGGTCACGACCGCCGATCTGGCCAAGGTGCAACGCCGTCGCGGCCCCGCGACCACCGTCACGCAGGGCATGCAGCGGCTGATGCATGACAACGCTGTCGGTCCCGCGTTGAGCGGCCGTATCGACCTGTCGAAGCGAACGCCGCTCGCATTGCGACTGCTGAACCGGTTCCCGAAGCTGGGACTGATTCCGGCATATCTGGTCGCGATCGGCTTCCGTCCCGAACACGCGCCGGAATTCGCCCGCCGCTGA
- the cimA gene encoding citramalate synthase, whose translation MSRTAPAGTPLGDGFHVFDTTLRDGAQREGITYSVTDKLAVARLLDGIGVGFIEGGWPGALPKDTEFFARAAAGELELKHAALVAFGSTRKAGVNVEDDQQVRALLDSKAPVVTLVAKSDRRHIERALRTDVDENCAMVADTVRYLVAQGRRVFVDAEHFFDGYAYDPECSLRVLQAAGEAGADVVVLCDTNGGQLPVQLGQTVTEVMARTGLRVGIHCQDDTSCAVANTIAAVQAGATHVQCTANGYGERAGNADLFAVIGNLVTKLGMPVVPADSVAELTRVSHALAEIANIAPDTHQAYVGASAFAHKAGLHASAIKVDPDLYNHIDPVTVGNGMRVLVTEMAGRASLELKGRELGLDLAGRPDAVGNAVQKVKDLEARGWSFEAADASLELLLRNELSELDEPPFTLESYRVLLDHRQDGAIVSEATVKVHVGGERVIATAEGNGPVHALDAALRQALRPHLSWMDSVELADYKVRILTDHPGTDAITRVLVESTDGEHEWTTVGVHNNIVEASWLALCDALAHKAMRVRALA comes from the coding sequence TTGAGCAGGACAGCACCGGCCGGAACGCCACTGGGCGACGGCTTCCACGTCTTCGACACCACCCTGCGGGACGGCGCCCAGCGCGAGGGCATCACCTACTCGGTGACGGACAAGCTGGCGGTGGCCCGCCTGCTCGACGGCATCGGCGTCGGCTTCATCGAGGGCGGCTGGCCGGGCGCCCTGCCCAAGGACACGGAGTTCTTCGCCCGCGCGGCGGCCGGCGAGCTGGAGCTCAAGCACGCCGCCCTGGTCGCCTTCGGTTCGACCCGCAAGGCGGGCGTGAACGTCGAGGACGACCAGCAGGTGCGGGCACTTCTGGACTCGAAGGCCCCGGTCGTCACGCTGGTGGCCAAGTCCGACCGCCGGCACATCGAACGCGCGCTGCGCACCGACGTCGACGAGAACTGCGCCATGGTCGCGGACACTGTCCGGTACCTGGTGGCCCAGGGCCGCCGCGTGTTCGTCGACGCGGAGCACTTCTTCGACGGCTACGCCTACGACCCGGAGTGTTCGCTGCGCGTGCTGCAGGCCGCGGGCGAGGCGGGGGCCGACGTGGTGGTGCTGTGCGACACCAACGGCGGCCAGCTGCCGGTGCAGCTCGGGCAGACCGTCACCGAGGTGATGGCCCGCACCGGGCTGCGCGTCGGCATCCACTGCCAGGACGACACGTCCTGCGCGGTGGCCAACACCATCGCGGCGGTCCAGGCCGGCGCGACGCACGTGCAGTGCACGGCCAACGGCTACGGCGAGCGGGCCGGCAACGCCGACCTGTTCGCCGTCATCGGGAACCTCGTGACCAAGCTCGGGATGCCGGTGGTACCCGCCGACTCCGTCGCCGAGCTGACCCGCGTGTCCCATGCCCTCGCCGAGATCGCGAACATCGCCCCCGACACCCACCAGGCCTATGTCGGGGCGTCGGCCTTCGCCCACAAGGCGGGGCTGCACGCGAGCGCGATCAAGGTGGATCCGGATCTGTACAACCACATCGATCCGGTCACCGTCGGCAACGGCATGCGGGTCCTGGTCACCGAGATGGCCGGCCGGGCGAGTCTTGAGCTCAAGGGACGAGAGCTCGGGCTCGACCTGGCCGGCCGGCCCGACGCCGTCGGCAACGCGGTGCAGAAGGTCAAGGACCTGGAGGCCAGGGGCTGGTCGTTCGAGGCCGCCGACGCCTCGCTGGAACTGCTGCTGCGCAACGAGCTGTCCGAATTGGACGAGCCGCCGTTCACGCTGGAGTCCTATCGGGTGCTGCTGGATCACCGGCAGGACGGCGCGATCGTGTCCGAGGCGACGGTCAAGGTGCACGTCGGCGGCGAACGCGTGATCGCCACCGCCGAAGGGAACGGCCCCGTGCACGCGCTGGACGCCGCGCTGCGCCAGGCACTTCGGCCGCATTTGTCCTGGATGGACAGTGTGGAGCTGGCCGACTACAAGGTGCGCATACTGACCGACCACCCCGGCACCGACGCGATCACCCGGGTGCTGGTGGAGTCCACGGACGGCGAGCACGAGTGGACGACGGTGGGCGTGCACAACAACATCGTCGAGGCCAGCTGGCTCGCCCTCTGCGACGCCCTGGCCCACAAGGCGATGCGGGTCCGCGCGCTGGCCTGA
- a CDS encoding LuxR C-terminal-related transcriptional regulator gives MVVPDPARVLLVDASQLITEGLRVCLQRTQRFRVVGVAHTSSEALRCLRGLLVDLVVTDLAVPGAGALRTVRDVRAQRPSATTVVVSEMDSPEWAKAALNQGAAAYLLKTTPLRELLSVFNEVLAGATHVLDPRLGGQVQLSADLPPHAVLPQLSAREFDVLAEMIKGLDNQTIAHHLFISTDTVKTHVKAILRKLGAKDRAQVVAMVLSGRVPR, from the coding sequence ATGGTGGTCCCCGACCCCGCAAGGGTGCTGCTGGTCGACGCCTCTCAGCTGATCACCGAGGGGCTGCGCGTCTGCTTGCAGCGCACCCAGCGTTTCCGGGTGGTGGGTGTGGCCCACACCTCGTCCGAGGCGCTGCGCTGCCTGCGCGGGCTGCTCGTCGACCTGGTCGTGACCGACCTGGCGGTGCCCGGCGCGGGAGCGCTGCGCACGGTTCGCGACGTGCGGGCGCAGCGCCCGTCGGCGACCACCGTGGTGGTCAGCGAGATGGACAGCCCGGAGTGGGCCAAGGCGGCGCTGAACCAGGGCGCCGCCGCGTACCTGCTGAAGACGACGCCGCTGCGGGAACTGCTCTCGGTGTTCAACGAGGTCCTCGCCGGCGCCACGCACGTGCTCGACCCCCGCCTGGGCGGGCAGGTGCAGCTGTCCGCCGACCTGCCGCCGCACGCCGTGCTGCCGCAGCTGTCCGCCCGCGAGTTCGACGTGCTGGCCGAGATGATCAAGGGCCTGGACAACCAGACCATCGCGCACCACCTGTTCATCAGCACGGACACCGTGAAGACGCACGTGAAGGCGATTCTGCGCAAACTCGGCGCCAAGGACCGCGCGCAAGTGGTGGCAATGGTCCTCAGTGGACGAGTGCCGCGGTGA
- a CDS encoding IclR family transcriptional regulator — protein sequence MGQHSGIGVLDKAVAVLSAVAKDPCGLAELCNRTGLPRATAHRLAVGLEVHRLLRRGSDGRWRPGAALAELAGGATDPLLDAASSVLPRLRDITGESVQLYRRDGMQRICVAAAEPPSGLRDTVPVGARLPMTAGSGAKVLAAWADSPTQRALLTDALFGERTLLEVRRRGWAQSVGEREPGVASVSAPVRDSSGTVIAAVSVSGPVDRIGRRPGGRWAADLLAAAEALQNRL from the coding sequence GTGGGACAGCATAGCGGGATCGGCGTTCTGGACAAGGCTGTGGCGGTGCTCAGTGCCGTCGCGAAGGACCCCTGCGGTCTGGCCGAACTCTGCAACCGGACGGGTCTTCCTCGCGCCACCGCGCACCGCCTCGCCGTGGGGCTTGAGGTGCATCGCTTGCTGCGCCGCGGTTCCGATGGCCGCTGGCGCCCCGGCGCTGCCCTGGCGGAACTGGCCGGCGGCGCCACCGACCCCCTGCTCGACGCGGCCTCGTCCGTCCTGCCTCGCCTTCGCGACATCACCGGCGAGTCCGTGCAGCTCTATCGCCGTGACGGCATGCAGCGCATCTGCGTCGCCGCCGCCGAGCCTCCTTCCGGCCTTCGCGACACCGTCCCCGTCGGCGCCCGCCTTCCCATGACTGCCGGCTCCGGCGCCAAGGTCCTCGCCGCGTGGGCCGACTCCCCCACCCAGCGCGCCCTTCTCACGGACGCCCTCTTCGGCGAACGCACCCTCCTGGAGGTCCGCCGTCGCGGCTGGGCCCAGTCCGTGGGCGAACGCGAACCCGGTGTCGCCTCCGTCTCCGCCCCTGTCCGCGATTCCTCCGGCACCGTCATCGCGGCGGTCTCCGTTTCCGGCCCCGTGGACCGCATTGGCCGCCGGCCCGGCGGCCGCTGGGCCGCCGACCTCCTGGCCGCCGCCGAAGCCCTCCAAAACCGCCTCTGA
- a CDS encoding HAD family hydrolase, translating to MTPVLSAFTTRKTVEIRAVCLDIDDTLIDYDGSARTALTALVGHDDAWPAWQRTTDEHVARAISGEFDYDTMRWERTKAFFAVLGEHLDDAEVRRREDSRLAVMERSWRVFDDTLPLLDWLRASGIKVAAVTNASGARQRAKIAAVGLSEFFDDVVIAGELGVAKPDPVIFHTACLDLDVLPAETVHVGDRLDLDAIGARDAGMHGVWLNRDGASDQTAPAGVWTITSLADLPELLVCELSTPGVDAL from the coding sequence GTGACGCCAGTTCTCTCCGCATTCACCACCCGCAAGACCGTCGAAATCCGTGCGGTTTGCCTGGACATCGACGACACGCTGATTGACTACGACGGATCGGCGAGAACCGCGTTGACCGCCCTTGTCGGACACGACGACGCATGGCCCGCCTGGCAGCGCACCACCGACGAGCACGTCGCCCGCGCCATCTCCGGCGAGTTCGACTACGACACCATGCGCTGGGAGCGCACCAAGGCGTTCTTCGCCGTACTCGGCGAACACCTCGACGACGCCGAGGTGCGCCGGCGCGAGGACAGCCGCCTCGCCGTCATGGAACGGTCCTGGCGCGTCTTCGACGACACCCTGCCGCTGCTCGACTGGCTGCGCGCCAGCGGCATCAAGGTCGCCGCCGTGACCAACGCCTCAGGCGCCCGGCAGCGCGCCAAGATCGCCGCCGTCGGCCTGTCCGAATTCTTCGACGACGTTGTCATCGCAGGTGAACTGGGCGTCGCCAAGCCCGATCCCGTGATCTTCCACACCGCCTGCCTCGACCTCGACGTGCTGCCCGCCGAGACCGTGCACGTCGGTGACCGGCTCGACCTCGACGCCATCGGCGCCCGCGACGCCGGCATGCACGGCGTGTGGCTCAACCGCGACGGGGCCAGCGACCAGACCGCGCCCGCCGGTGTGTGGACCATCACCAGCCTCGCCGACCTGCCCGAGCTGCTCGTCTGCGAGCTCTCCACGCCCGGCGTCGATGCCCTCTGA
- the leuC gene encoding 3-isopropylmalate dehydratase large subunit: MGRTLAEKVWDAHLVRKGDGAEPDLIYIDLHLVHEVTSPQAFDGLRLAGRQVRRPDLTIATEDHNVPTVDIELPIADPVSRTQVETLRRNCAEFGVRLHPMGDAEQGIVHVVGPQLGLTQPGMTVVCGDSHTSTHGAFGSIAFGIGTSEVEHVLATQTLPLKPFKTMAVNVNGTLRPGVTAKDVILAVIAKIGTGGGQGYILEYRGDAIEAMSMEARMTVCNMSIEAGARAGMIAPDDTTFDYIKGRPHAPKGADWDAAVEYWRTLRTDDDATFDTEVDIDADALTPFVTWGTNPGQGLPLGDRVPDPEDFGDENAKVAAEKALAYMGLEPGTPLREIHVDTVFLGSCTNGRIEDLRAAADILRGRKVASDVRMLVVPGSMRVRAQAESEGLDKVFTEAGAEWRSAGCSMCLGMNPDQLKPGERSASTSNRNFEGRQGKGGRTHLVSPLVAAATAVRGTLSSPADLD, translated from the coding sequence ATGGGCCGCACGCTCGCGGAGAAAGTCTGGGACGCGCATCTGGTGCGCAAGGGCGACGGAGCCGAACCGGACCTCATCTACATCGACCTGCACCTGGTGCACGAAGTCACCAGCCCGCAGGCGTTCGACGGGCTGCGGCTCGCGGGTCGCCAGGTCCGTCGGCCGGACCTGACGATCGCCACCGAGGACCACAACGTTCCCACGGTGGACATCGAACTCCCGATCGCCGACCCGGTGTCCCGCACCCAGGTGGAGACGCTTCGCCGCAACTGCGCGGAGTTCGGCGTCCGCCTGCACCCGATGGGCGACGCCGAGCAGGGCATCGTGCACGTGGTGGGCCCGCAGCTCGGCCTGACGCAGCCCGGCATGACCGTCGTCTGCGGCGACAGCCACACCTCCACGCACGGCGCGTTCGGCTCGATCGCCTTCGGCATCGGCACCTCCGAGGTGGAGCACGTGCTCGCCACCCAGACACTGCCGCTCAAGCCGTTCAAGACGATGGCGGTCAACGTCAACGGCACGCTGCGCCCGGGCGTGACGGCCAAGGACGTGATCCTGGCGGTGATCGCGAAGATCGGAACCGGTGGCGGCCAGGGCTACATCCTGGAGTACCGCGGCGACGCCATCGAGGCGATGTCGATGGAAGCCCGGATGACGGTGTGCAACATGTCGATCGAGGCGGGCGCCCGCGCCGGCATGATCGCCCCGGACGACACGACCTTCGACTACATCAAGGGCCGCCCGCACGCGCCGAAGGGCGCGGACTGGGACGCCGCGGTCGAGTACTGGCGAACGCTCCGCACGGACGACGACGCCACCTTCGACACCGAGGTGGACATCGACGCGGACGCGCTGACGCCGTTCGTCACCTGGGGCACGAACCCGGGACAGGGCCTGCCCCTGGGCGACCGGGTGCCCGACCCGGAGGACTTCGGCGACGAGAACGCGAAGGTGGCGGCCGAGAAGGCGCTGGCCTACATGGGCCTGGAGCCGGGCACGCCGCTGCGTGAGATCCACGTGGACACCGTCTTCCTCGGCTCCTGCACCAACGGGCGCATCGAGGACCTCCGCGCGGCAGCGGACATCCTGCGCGGCCGCAAGGTCGCCTCCGACGTACGCATGCTGGTGGTGCCGGGTTCTATGCGGGTGCGGGCGCAGGCGGAGTCCGAGGGACTGGACAAGGTCTTCACGGAGGCCGGCGCCGAGTGGCGGTCCGCGGGCTGCTCCATGTGCCTGGGCATGAACCCCGATCAGCTCAAGCCGGGCGAGCGCAGCGCCTCCACCTCCAACCGCAACTTCGAGGGCCGCCAGGGCAAGGGCGGCCGCACCCACCTGGTGTCGCCGCTGGTCGCCGCGGCCACCGCGGTGCGCGGCACGCTGTCGTCGCCGGCCGACCTGGACTGA
- a CDS encoding NUDIX hydrolase yields the protein MRAAGAVVWRPSSVTDQVEVAVVHRPRYDDWSLPKGKLDADETTPAAAVREVLEETGFSIALGRRLPSAEYKVDGSRKVVEYFAARFSSGEFEANDEVDRLKWVSPDAAGDLLRYQHDRVVLAEFAALPARLSTLLLVRHAKAGKRDEWDGDDDLRPLSPSGRRQAEALARVLPLFGADRAFAAPRTRCVDTVAGLGLEIRSEPLLSEEGYWVSPSAGVARLLDIVAAGGTPVVSSQGGVIPDVVARLADMNGVRLDEIASKKGSFWVLSFLPPTSEREPRLVAADYFPSPLPKPSGR from the coding sequence ATCCGAGCCGCCGGCGCCGTTGTGTGGCGTCCCAGCAGTGTGACCGACCAGGTGGAAGTCGCTGTGGTGCATCGACCACGATATGACGATTGGTCACTGCCCAAGGGAAAATTGGACGCTGACGAAACGACGCCGGCCGCGGCGGTTCGAGAAGTGCTGGAGGAGACCGGCTTCTCCATCGCCTTGGGCCGTCGACTGCCGTCCGCCGAATACAAGGTGGACGGCAGTCGGAAGGTCGTCGAGTACTTCGCGGCGCGCTTCTCGAGTGGCGAGTTCGAGGCCAACGACGAGGTGGACCGGCTGAAATGGGTTTCCCCCGATGCCGCCGGGGATCTCCTTCGCTACCAGCACGACCGCGTGGTGCTGGCCGAGTTCGCCGCGCTGCCGGCCCGTTTGAGCACGTTGCTGCTGGTACGGCACGCCAAGGCCGGCAAGCGCGACGAGTGGGACGGCGACGACGACCTGCGGCCGCTCAGCCCGTCGGGGCGGCGGCAGGCCGAGGCACTGGCCCGGGTTCTGCCCCTGTTCGGGGCTGATCGCGCCTTTGCGGCCCCGCGTACGCGGTGCGTGGACACGGTGGCGGGGCTGGGCCTGGAGATCCGCAGCGAGCCGCTGCTGTCCGAGGAGGGCTACTGGGTGAGCCCGTCGGCGGGGGTGGCGCGACTGCTGGACATCGTGGCCGCCGGCGGCACTCCGGTGGTGAGCAGCCAGGGCGGTGTCATCCCGGACGTTGTCGCCCGTCTGGCCGACATGAACGGCGTTCGCCTGGACGAGATCGCCAGCAAGAAGGGCAGTTTCTGGGTGCTGTCGTTCCTGCCGCCGACCAGCGAGCGGGAGCCCCGTCTGGTCGCCGCCGACTACTTTCCCAGCCCGCTGCCGAAACCGTCCGGCCGCTAG
- a CDS encoding fumarylacetoacetate hydrolase family protein → MRFARISHSEGASFVAIGGEPDSLIAAELSTSVFEDPKFTGRTWPLASVQLLAPIRPSKVVCIGKNYADHAREMGGEPPADPVIFIKPSTSVIGPDATIEVPAGIGRVDFEGELAVVIGGMPVRRVKAEDAGSVILGYTIANDVTAREQQKADGQWTRAKGHDTFCPLGPWIETNLDPSNLELRTELDGELKQDGNTSDLLHGVGEILEWITAGMTLLPGDVVLTGTPAGVGPMTDGQTVSVSVEGIGTLTNKVAAV, encoded by the coding sequence GTGCGCTTCGCTCGGATCTCTCACTCGGAAGGGGCGTCCTTCGTCGCCATCGGCGGCGAGCCGGACAGCCTGATCGCTGCGGAACTGTCGACCTCGGTGTTCGAGGACCCGAAGTTCACCGGCCGGACCTGGCCGCTGGCCTCGGTCCAGCTGCTGGCCCCGATCCGCCCGTCCAAGGTGGTGTGCATCGGCAAGAACTACGCCGACCACGCCCGCGAGATGGGCGGCGAGCCGCCGGCCGACCCCGTCATCTTCATCAAGCCGTCGACGTCGGTGATCGGGCCGGACGCGACCATCGAGGTGCCGGCCGGCATCGGACGGGTGGACTTCGAGGGCGAGCTGGCGGTGGTCATCGGCGGCATGCCGGTGCGCCGGGTGAAGGCGGAGGACGCCGGCTCGGTCATCCTCGGCTACACCATCGCCAACGATGTCACGGCCCGCGAGCAGCAGAAGGCCGACGGGCAGTGGACGCGAGCCAAGGGGCACGACACGTTCTGCCCGCTGGGCCCGTGGATCGAGACCAACCTCGACCCGTCGAACCTGGAGCTGCGCACCGAGCTGGACGGCGAGCTCAAGCAGGACGGCAACACCAGCGACCTGCTGCACGGCGTGGGCGAGATCCTGGAGTGGATCACCGCCGGCATGACGCTGCTGCCCGGTGACGTGGTGCTCACCGGCACGCCCGCCGGCGTCGGCCCGATGACCGACGGGCAGACCGTGTCGGTGTCCGTCGAAGGGATCGGCACACTCACCAACAAGGTTGCCGCCGTCTAG
- the leuD gene encoding 3-isopropylmalate dehydratase small subunit yields MEPFTSHTGVGVPLRRSNVDTDQIIPAVYLKRVTRTGFEDGLFAAWRADENFILNHEPFRGGSVLVAGPDFGTGSSREHAVWALMDYGFRVVLSSRFADIFRGNAGKQGLVAAQCEQSDIELLWKLLENEPGTEVTVDLSAKTVRAKDFSAPFQIDDYTRWRLLEGLDDIGLTLRNVDAIGEFEAARPTWLPTTNPVAAG; encoded by the coding sequence ATGGAACCGTTCACCAGCCACACCGGGGTCGGCGTCCCGCTGCGCCGGTCCAACGTGGACACCGACCAGATCATCCCGGCCGTCTACCTCAAGCGGGTCACCCGCACGGGATTCGAGGACGGCCTGTTCGCCGCCTGGCGCGCGGACGAGAACTTCATCCTCAACCACGAGCCCTTCCGCGGCGGCAGCGTTCTGGTCGCGGGCCCCGACTTCGGCACCGGCTCGTCCCGCGAGCACGCCGTCTGGGCGCTGATGGACTACGGCTTCCGGGTGGTGCTGTCGTCCCGGTTCGCCGACATCTTCCGCGGCAACGCCGGCAAGCAGGGCCTCGTGGCGGCGCAGTGTGAGCAGTCCGACATCGAACTGTTGTGGAAGCTGCTGGAGAACGAGCCCGGCACCGAGGTCACCGTCGACCTGTCCGCGAAGACGGTCCGCGCCAAGGACTTCTCGGCCCCCTTCCAGATCGACGACTACACCCGTTGGCGGCTGCTGGAAGGACTCGACGATATCGGCCTGACCTTGCGAAACGTCGACGCGATCGGGGAATTCGAGGCCGCCCGCCCGACTTGGCTGCCCACAACGAACCCCGTCGCCGCCGGCTGA